One stretch of Monomorium pharaonis isolate MP-MQ-018 chromosome 10, ASM1337386v2, whole genome shotgun sequence DNA includes these proteins:
- the LOC118647812 gene encoding uncharacterized protein LOC118647812, with protein MWKNTRKLLLQVEQEIDVHLKLKCLLHVDENTGKPVSKELTAINCEPMIIVPREKSEDSSADIFDKANSSPDSVYSNPQLYALTPAISRTSDLSSISSFSSASSTALLKALLSPRKYAKKYFSQNTNRQMLTNTYDHLTREWKNHRLLTETILNYTNAELSSITTIPGATSSPVVDIENVSNERLDDPHPYYQLTVKSDNMRPSTLVEQPATTSKVEPVTDSTRKGKAVKRPSSKQVKSDVDVQIDIENDGKISDKPHASESDAPSRAKKSKPAEQDDALNKDKPRSKRLDALLLLTSGSSSCICKSESSESTESVGSDISSDST; from the coding sequence ATGTGGAAAAATacgagaaaattattattgcaggTGGAGCAGGAGATTGATGTGCACCTGAAGCTTAAGTGTCTGTTGCACGTGGACGAGAACACAGGGAAGCCCGTGAGCAAGGAGTTGACCGCGATAAATTGTGAGCCCATGATAATCGTGCCCAGGGAAAAGAGTGAGGACAGCTCGGCCGACATATTCGACAAGGCCAATTCGTCGCCCGATTCTGTATACAGTAATCCCCAGCTGTACGCGCTGACTCCGGCGATTAGCAGAACATCTGACCTGTCGTCAATCAGCTCGTTCAGCTCGGCGTCCAGCACTGCCCTCTTGAAAGCCCTATTGAGTCCGAGAAAGTACGCAAAGAAATACTTCTCCCAGAATACGAACAGGCAGATGTTGACCAATACGTACGATCATTTGACGCGCGAGTGGAAGAACCACCGTCTGCTGACGGAGACAATTCTAAATTATACAAACGCAGAGCTAAGCAGTATCACCACCATTCCCGGTGCCACGAGTTCACCTGTGGTCGACATTGAGAATGTGAGCAATGAGCGACTGGATGATCCTCATCCTTATTATCAGTTGACCGTTAAGAGCGACAATATGCGCCCGTCAACATTGGTGGAGCAGCCTGCGACGACCTCGAAGGTGGAACCAGTAACCGACAGCACGAGGAAGGGCAAGGCTGTGAAGAGGCCGAGCAGCAAACAAGTGAAATCGGATGTCGATGTGCAGATCGACATAGAGAATGACGGCAAAATCTCAGACAAGCCGCACGCATCGGAGTCGGACGCACCGTCGAGAGCGAAAAAGAGCAAGCCAGCGGAGCAAGACGACGCGTTAAACAAAGACAAGCCACGTTCCAAAAGACTTGATGCGCTGCTCCTCTTGACCTCCGGTTCATCATCATGTATCTGCAAGTCGGAGTCCTCGGAGTCTACGGAATCGGTCGGATCGGATATCTCAAGCGATTCGACTTAG